From Ananas comosus cultivar F153 linkage group 8, ASM154086v1, whole genome shotgun sequence, one genomic window encodes:
- the LOC109714365 gene encoding uncharacterized protein LOC109714365 — protein MEARKDTVGPAGQRFTQGSSSSSTNMNTGPPEYTFSSGTRPVLNYSIQTGEEFALEFMRERAMSKKHSNPTTSSDHNITSDYMDLRGMLGISYAGSESGSDVSMLTTVESRQLKETEKKSFSESQSKIHFASTRSSAPRASSGDGSSRGGIAHTYTSTDSSDPLYRKMKILCSFGGKILPRPSDGKLRYVGGDTRILRLNRDIPWQELVQKTMAVYNQPHIIKYQLPGEDLDALVSVSCDEDLQNMMEECNVLECDEGSQKLRMFLFASSDFDDTSFNLGSMEGDSEYQYVVAVNGINAGARKASSGHGLASTSGSDLDQLLNLNFDTEQINTSREAAESVGIHSALLFPPPTTISVPSLSSDFDAHLQSYHDRGMQYSEGSHYGYMANTASDHFYSIESRVSIPLSVPSDYGYTSHYAPSIATSAAVQPHNDSSALNYVQTAVPSVSSTPDHLTSILPPKEDERHLEAAPVLSSTDVLPSGSGYEHNEDDGHSSVGAFTSGFSDYEGEMADHSYKDLPHPARVFHSERIPREQGLLLSRLSKSDNSLGSQFLMLAHESIAEAVDSAPEQIMVSEGENPSAAVNKPNASPVTSEDGSVQSGKYKELSDALTQMTQSQPIVSTEQSTNVMSGDKGNKVGWKAQKPESVVTSISDKSVVNDDRVSQETSVSRRNVEKVAAVAETVIAKNESKDLSEDQTEAGATLMQQETAPTTLPDVNWEEISAKTVNATGVENDSDLPWVGEAATVVSQEESSVPSKEKKDILIDINDRFPPQILSDFFTKARIAAESSSVGHFFKDDAGLSLNMQNHEPKRWSFFRNIAQDEFARKDVSLMDQDLVGYLSLLDKGAAVPTSYQFVGGENEGIDFSQLGSQIDFEEVMQHEPSTTTVDDSTILHPDYISSQIGHLHLMEKSGIENPFPPMRENPRPPISEYEVGETVGPILDVSLGDIDLSNLQIIKNEDLEELRELGSGTFGTVYHGKWRGTDVAIKRIKKSCFTGRSSEQERLTHEFWREAEILSKLHHPNVVAFYGVVQDGPGGTLATVTEFMVNGSLRHVLLRKDKYLDRRKRLIIAMDAAFGMEYLHSKNIVHFDLKCDNLLVNLKDQTRPICKVGDFGLSKIKRNTLVSGGVRGTLPWMAPELLNGSSNKVSEKVDVFSFGIVMWEILTGDEPYANMHYGAIIGGIVNNTLRPPVPATCDLEWRKLMELCWAPDPAQRPSFTEIASRLRSMSVASQTKPSK, from the exons ATGGAAGCTAGGAAAGATACAGTTGGGCCTGCAGGCCAAAGATTCACACAAGGTTCATCATCAAGTTCCACCAATATGAATACCGGACCTCCAGAATACACTTTTTCAAGCGGCACCAGGCCTGTTCTAAATTATTCCATTCAGACTGGTGAGGAATTTGCTCTTGAATTCATGAGAGAACGGGCAATGTCCAAGAAGCACTCAAACCCAACAACGTCCAGTGATCACAATATCACCTCTGATTACATGGACTTGAGAGGCATGCTAGGTATCTCCTATGCAGGGTCTGAGAGCGGATCGGATGTTTCAATGCTAACAACTGTTGAAAGCCGGCAATTAAAAGAGACCGAAAAGAAGAGCTTCTCTGAATCTCAAAGTAAAATCCACTTTGCATCTACAAGATCATCGGCTCCAAGAGCTTCATCCGGAGATGGAAGTAGTCGAGGAGGCATTGCTCATACTTATACTTCCACCGATTCATCAGATCCTCTCTATAGAAAGATGAAAATTCTCTGTAGTTTTGGGGGTAAGATTTTACCCAGGCCCAGTGATGGAAAACTTAGGTATGTTGGCGGTGATACACGCATTCTCCGTCTAAATCGTGACATTCCCTGGCAAGAGCTCGTTCAGAAGACAATGGCAGTTTATAACCAACCTcacataataaaatatcaacTCCCTGGTGAGGATCTCGATGCCTTAGTTTCGGTTTCCTGTGATGAAGATTTGCAAAACATGATGGAGGAATGTAACGTTCTAGAATGTGATGAGGGCTCGCAGAAGCTTAGGATGTTCTTATTTGCATCATCAGATTTTGATGATACGAGTTTTAACCTTGGTAGTATGGAGGGAGATTCTGAGTACCAGTATGTTGTTGCTGTAAATGGGATTAATGCGGGTGCCAGAAAAGCTTCGAGTGGACATGGCTTAGCAAGCACTTCAGGAAGTGACTTGGATCAGTTGCTGAATCTTAATTTTGATACTGAGCAGATTAATACAAGCAGAGAAGCAGCTGAGTCAGTGGGGATTCATAGTGCGCTACTTTTTCCTCCTCCAACTACTATATCCGTGCCAAGCTTATCCAGTGACTTTGATGCACATTTGCAATCATATCATGACCGTGGAATGCAATACTCAGAAGGTTCGCATTATGGTTACATGGCAAACACTGCTTCTGATCACTTCTACAGCATTGAAAGCAGGGTTTCAATCCCTCTCTCTGTACCTTCTGATTATGGATATACTTCCCATTATGCTCCCAGTATAGCAACATCTGCTGCAGTACAACCACATAACGATTCTTCAGCTTTAAATTATGTGCAAACAGCAGTACCCTCTGTTTCTTCCACGCCAGATCATTTGACATCAATTTTGCCACCAAAAGAAGATGAAAGGCACCTAGAGGCTGCGCCGGTCTTATCATCAACTGATGTTTTGCCTTCTGGTTCAGGTTATGAGCACAACGAAGATGACGGCCATTCATCTGTTGGGGCTTTTACATCTGGGTTTTCGGATTATGAAGGTGAAATGGCCGATCACAGCTACAAAGATCTTCCTCACCCTGCACGTGTCTTTCATTCCGAGAGGATTCCAAGGGAGCAGGGGCTGCTTTTGAGTCGATTATCGAAATCAGACAATTCACTTGGTTCTCAATTCCTAATGCTTGCTCATGAATCTATTGCGGAAGCTGTTGATTCTGCACCTGAACAAATTATGGTTTCTGAGGGAGAGAACCCTTCTGCAGCAGTAAACAAGCCAAATGCTAGTCCTGTAACCTCTGAGGATGGTTCAGTTCAATCTGGAAAGTATAAAGAGTTGTCTGATGCATTAACTCAGATGACTCAGTCTCAACCTATAGTTTCTACCGAACAATCCACTAATGTAATGAGTGGCGACAAAGGCAATAAGGTGGGATGGAAGGCTCAGAAACCTGAGTCTGTTGTGACATCTATTTCTGATAAATCTGTGGTAAATGATGATAGGGTTTCACAGGAAACCAGTGTAAGCAGAAGAAACGTGGAGAAAGTTGCAGCTGTTGCCGAAACTGTTATAGCCAAAAATGAATCGAAAGATTTATCCGAGGATCAGACAGAGGCAGGTGCTACTCTTATGCAGCAGGAAACTGCTCCTACCACTCTTCCTGATGTTAACTGGGAGGAGATATCTGCTAAAACTGTAAATGCCACCGGTGTTGAGAATGACTCAGATTTACCCTGGGTGGGGGAAGCAGCTACAGTTGTTTCTCAAGAGGAATCGTCAGTTCCTAGTAAAGAGAAGAAAGATATTCTTATTGATATTAATGATCGATTTCCCCCTCAGATACTCTCCGATTTCTTTACAAAGGCTAGGATAGCTGCAGAATCCTCAAGTGTTGGTCACTTCTTTAAGGACGATGCTGGTCTAAGCTTAAACATGCAGAATCATGAGCCTAAACGGTGGTCTTTCTTTAGAAATATTGCCCAAGATGAATTTGCACGCAAAGATGTTTCTCTTATGGATCAGGACCTCGTTGGTTACTTGTCTCTGCTTGATAAAGGAGCGGCAGTTCCTACATCATATCAGTTTGTAGGTGGAGAGAATGAGGGAATTGATTTCAGTCAGTTGGGTTCACAAATTGATTTTGAAGAGGTAATGCAACATGAACCTTCTACAACGACTGTAGATGATTCTACCATACTGCACCCAGATTATATATCGTCACAGATTGGGCATCTACATCTTATGGAAAAGAGTGGCATTGAAAATCCTTTTCCGCCAATGAGAGAGAATCCTAGGCCACCTATTTCAGAGTATGAG GTAGGAGAAACTGTTGGACCAATTTTAGATGTTTCTTTGGGTGACATTGATCTTAGTAACTTGCAG ATCATAAAGAATGAGGATCTTGAAGAGCTTAGAGAATTGGGTTCTGGCACATTTGGAACTGTGTATCATGGAAAGTGGAGGGGCACAGATGTGGCCATTAAACGCATCAAGAAAAGCTGCTTTACTGGTCGATCGTCTGAGCAAGAAAGACTT ACGCATGAGTTCTGGAGGGAAGCTGAGATTCTTTCGAAACTTCATCATCCAAATGTGGTGGCTTTCTATGGGGTCGTGCAAGATGGGCCCGGTGGGACCTTGGCTACTGTGACGGAATTCATGGTTAATGGTTCTCTTAGGCATGTCTTGCTGCGAAAGGATAA GTATCTTGATCGGCGTAAACGGCTCATTATAGCAATGGATGCAGCTTTTGGGATGGAATATTTGCATTCGAAAAATATTGTACACTTTGATTTGAAATGTGATAACTTGCTCGTGAACCTTAAAGATCAAACGCGCCCTATTTGTAAG GTTGGTGATTTTGGTTTATCAAAGATCAAGAGAAATACTCTAGTTTCTGGCGGCGTGAGAGGGACATTGCCATGGATGGCTCCGGAATTGTTAAATGGAAGCAGCAACAAAGTTTCTGAAAAG GTTGATGTATTTTCCTTCGGCATTGTCATGTGGGAAATTCTTACTGGGGATGAACCATACGCCAATATGCATTACGGTGCAATCATAG GGGGTATTGTGAACAATACATTACGACCGCCCGTCCCAGCAACCTGCGATCTGGAATGGAGGAAGCTAATGGAACTATGTTGGGCCCCCGACCCTGCGCAACGCCCGTCCTTCACCGAAATAGCTAGCCGGCTGCGTTCGATGTCGGTGGCGAGCCAGACCAAGCCGTCCAAGTGA
- the LOC109714074 gene encoding WD repeat-containing protein 26-like, with product MSDGGDRDLRGALPLEPYGDENEPPSPPERPPTPPLDEVPSLRHGIYDRGPFLRLIASFLHDIGFGDFASALELLSGARTASPVAQTLLSLTLSGRWDEIIAEIERIPCLARGSYRAAAFLVRRQQVLERLGSPDHSDRAERLLRDYIPPLAADDAAFFLVRDISSRARAVAPERRAQQRIGLFLYLLEALPAAIFVRGRLLEDELLGLITPFAVPTSPGRRQLTSLFNANMCDTYPVTWTCCKKATDHKGEVLQVQFSNFGQYLASSSSDCSVIIWTVDGAYNITLKHTLKEHEKPVTSLKWSFNDTRLLTCAKGEVAKLWDVNTGRCERTIRIPSNGGVGSCALHDYSETMFFSSCGPNSFIYRIDRHNNQLIPINIIPEVSDMVATHKGLLACVGSDNIIRLLSFTGDIRFQLNEEQVVTSLSLSNDHQLLIANVNFEKICVWNIRQQLKQRTCKACKQIVGSSLGGSDCFIASGSVGSQIYIWHWEHQLPFRILTGHEKAVNSVSWNQTRRYMLASGSADGSICIWIG from the exons ATGAGCGACGGGGGCGATCGCGACCTCCGCGGAGCTCTTCCTCTCGAGCCGTACGGCGACGAGAACGAACCTCCCTCGCCTCCCGAGAGACCTCCAACTCCGCCACTGGATGAGGTCCCGTCCCTGCGGCATGGCATCTACGACCGCGGCCCTTTCCTCAGGCTCATCGCCTCGTTCCTCCACGACATCGGCTTCGGCGACTTCGCCTCGGCGTTGGAGCTCCTATCGGGGGCCCGCACCGCCTCGCCCGTCGCCCAAACCCTCCTCTCCCTCACCCTCTCCGGTCGCTGGGACGAGATCATCGCCGAGATCGAGCGAATCCCCTGCCTCGCCCGGGGATCCTACCGCGCCGCCGCGTTCCTCGTCCGGCGCCAGCAGGTCCTGGAGCGCCTCGGCTCGCCGGACCACTCCGACAGGGCCGAGCGCTTGCTCCGGGACTACATCCCACCGCTGGCCGCCGACGACGCCGCGTTCTTCCTCGTCCGCGACATTAGCTCGCGGGCGCGCGCCGTCGCGCCGGAGCGGAGGGCGCAGCAGCGGATCGGACTCTTCTTGTACCTGCTCGAGGCGCTCCCGGCGGCGATCTTCGTGCGTGGGAGGCTGCTCGAGGATGAGTTGTTGGGGCTCATCACCCCTTTTGCGGTGCCGACATCCCCCGGTCGGCGACAGCTGACCTCCTTGTTCAACGCCAACATGTGTGATACGTACCCAGTCACCTGGACCTGCTGCAAG AAAGCAACGGACCACAAGGGAGAGGTTTTACAAgtacaattttcaaattttggacAGTACCTGGCTTCATCTTCGAGTGATTGCTCTGTCATCATATGGACG GTAGATGGTGCTTATAATATAACCCTGAAGCACACTCTCAAGGAACATGAAAAGCCTGTGACCTCATTGAAGTGGAGTTTTAATGACACCCGGCTGCTTACGTGTGCAAAAGGAGAAGTGGCAAAACTCTGGGACGTCAATACTGGTAGATGCGAGCGCACTATCCGCATTCCAAGTAATGGAGGCGTGGGCTCATGTGCGTTGCATGACTATTCGGAAACAATGTTTTTCAGCAGCTGCGGCCCTAATAGTTTCATCTACAGAATCGACCGACACAATAACCAACTGATacctattaatataattcctGAGGTTTCTGATATGGTAGCGACACATAAGGGCCTTCTTGCATGTGTTGGATCGGATAATATTATCCGTTTACTTAGCTTCACTGGGGATATAAGGTTCCAATTAAACGAGGAACAAGTTGTGACATCTCTGTCGCTTTCAAATGATCATCAATTGTTGATTGCGAATGTGAATTTTGAAAAGATCTGTGTGTGGAACATTCGTCAGCAATTGAAGCAGCGAACATGTAAGGCTTGCAAGCAAATTGTGGGATCATCCTTAGGAGGGTCAGATTGTTTCATTGCCAGCGGCAGTGTGGGTTCTCAG ATATACATCTGGCATTGGGAACATCAACTGCCCTTTAGGATCTTAACTGGCCACGAAAAGGCCGTAAACTCTGTGAGCTGGAATCAGACACGGCGTTACATGTTGGCGTCGGGTAGCGCTGACGGCTCCATCTGCATATGGATCGGCTAA